CGCGTCACCGTCCGCTGCCGCGGCCTCGTCGCCGACGACACCACGGGCGAGGTCGTCGCCCTGCCCCTGCCGAAGTTCTTCAACGTCGGCGAGCACACCGCGGGACAGCCCTACGCGCCGCCGCTGCCGGACGAGCCGTTCGAGGTGTACGACAAGGTCGACGGCAGCCTCGCCGTCGTCTTCCACTACGCGGGCCGGTGGCGCGTCGCCTCCAAGGGGTCCTTCGTCAGCACCCAGGCGACCTGGGCGCAGCGCCGTCTCGACGGGTGCGACACCCGCGCCCTCAGCCCCGGAACGACGTACCTCGCGGAGATCGTGTACCCGGAGAACCGCGTCGTCGTCGACTACGGCGACCGCCGGGACCTGGTGCTGCTCGCCGCGTTCGGCCCCGACGGCACCGAGACGCCCCTGGCCGACGCCGCGCCCGCCTGGCGGCCCGTGGGCTCGGTCGTCACCCTGCGGCCCGCCCTGCCGCTCGCCGAACTCCTCGCCCTCACCGAATCCTCCACGCACCCCGACGGCACCCCGGCCACCGGCACGGACGCGGAGGGGTTCGTCCTGCGCTTCGCGTCGGGCCTGCGGGCGAAGGCCAAGCTCTCCGAGTACGTACGCCTCCACAAGGTCCTGACCGGCGTGACGGAGCGGGACGTCTGGCGCGGCCACGGCGTCCAGCGCTTCGCCGGCATCCCGGCCCGGCAGGTCGCACAGGCGCTGGGCTGCCCGCCGGAGTACGTCACCGCCTCCGACGGCCGGCCCCTGGACGCCCTGCTCGAACAGGTCCCGGACGAGTTCGACGCGTGGGTCCGCGATGTCGTCGCACGGATCGAGAAGCAGGTCACGGACCGGGAGCGGGCGATCGACGAGGCGTACCGGTCCGTCGCCCACCTCGCCGCCGACCGCGCGGCGTTCGCCCGCGCCGTCAGCTCCGTGCCGGACCCCGCCGTCCGCCCCGCCCTGTTCCAGCGCCTCGACGGCCGGCCCACCGTCCTCATGACGTACCGTTCCGTCCGGCCGGACGCGTCCGACCCGTTCACCACCGACGAGGAGAACTGACCCCGTGTCCGCACCGCCCGCCCCGCCCGTCGTCCACGTCATGACCGGGCTGCCCGCCTCCGGCAAGACGACCGAGGCGCGTCGCATCCAGACCGCGTCCGGCGGCCGGACGCGCCGGGTGAACCTCGACGACCTGCGGACCATGCTCGACGTCCCCGACCCGGAGCGCGGCCGGTCCCGCGCGCACGAGCAGACCGTCCTCGCGGTGCAGGACGCGGCGGTCCGCGCGGCCGTCGAGGACGGCTTCGACGTCGTCGTCGACAACACCCACCTCACGCCCCACATACCCCGGCGGCTCAAGGCCGCCGTCCTCGGCCTCGCCACCTTCGTCGTCCACGACCTCACCGACGTGCCGGTGGAGGAGTGCGTCCGGCGCGACGCCGTCCGCGCCCGCCCCGTCGGCGAGGAGATCATCCGCATCCTCGCCGAGAAGCACACCACCGCCCGCAGAGGCGGCTGGCGGCTGACCGCGGAGTGGATGAACGACCAGCCGCCCGTCGGGCTTTACGCCGCGGACCCCGCGCTGCCGTCGGCCGTCCTGTGCGACATCGACGGCACGCTCGCCCTCCGCGGCGAGCGCGGCCCGTACGACTTCACCCGCTGCGACGAGGACCTGCTGAACGTCCCGGTCCGCCAGGCCCTGTGCTCCTTCCGCCGCGCCGACGGCGACGCCGTCGTGCTGCTGTCGGGCCGCGGCGAGGAGCACCGCGGGAAGACGGAGGCGTGGCTGCGCCACCACGACGTGCCGTACGACGAGCTATGGATGCGCGCGGCCGGTGACGGCCGCCGCGACGACGTGGTGAAGGCGGAGCTGTTCGACCGTCACGTCCGCGGCCGCTACGCCGTCCGCGTCTCCCTCGACGACCGCGACCGCGTCGTCGCCGTGTGGCGCCGCATGGGCCTGCCGACCTGGCAGGTCAACTACGGCAACTTCTGACCACCCCGCGCCCCGGTGCCCCCAGGCGGCCCCGGCGGCTCCGAAAGGACCCCATGAGCAGCACCCCGGAGACCGACGTCCTCGTCCTCGGCGGCGCGGGCGTCGACACGATCGTGTACGTGCCCGAACT
This portion of the Streptomyces changanensis genome encodes:
- a CDS encoding RNA ligase, yielding MTGPTRPTLDALIPPEDLAAAVEAGHVTRKRHPELPLSLYTYTRTAQYERVWNRVTVRCRGLVADDTTGEVVALPLPKFFNVGEHTAGQPYAPPLPDEPFEVYDKVDGSLAVVFHYAGRWRVASKGSFVSTQATWAQRRLDGCDTRALSPGTTYLAEIVYPENRVVVDYGDRRDLVLLAAFGPDGTETPLADAAPAWRPVGSVVTLRPALPLAELLALTESSTHPDGTPATGTDAEGFVLRFASGLRAKAKLSEYVRLHKVLTGVTERDVWRGHGVQRFAGIPARQVAQALGCPPEYVTASDGRPLDALLEQVPDEFDAWVRDVVARIEKQVTDRERAIDEAYRSVAHLAADRAAFARAVSSVPDPAVRPALFQRLDGRPTVLMTYRSVRPDASDPFTTDEEN
- a CDS encoding phosphatase domain-containing protein, which encodes MSAPPAPPVVHVMTGLPASGKTTEARRIQTASGGRTRRVNLDDLRTMLDVPDPERGRSRAHEQTVLAVQDAAVRAAVEDGFDVVVDNTHLTPHIPRRLKAAVLGLATFVVHDLTDVPVEECVRRDAVRARPVGEEIIRILAEKHTTARRGGWRLTAEWMNDQPPVGLYAADPALPSAVLCDIDGTLALRGERGPYDFTRCDEDLLNVPVRQALCSFRRADGDAVVLLSGRGEEHRGKTEAWLRHHDVPYDELWMRAAGDGRRDDVVKAELFDRHVRGRYAVRVSLDDRDRVVAVWRRMGLPTWQVNYGNF